CTTATACTTAAATAAGGACAACGCGGTTTACATTGATTTCAGCAAAGAGTTAACAAAGGAAATGAATGCCGGATCAGGCTATGAAAGTATGATTTTACAAAGTATCACGAATACCATTGGTACTTATTATGGTGTGGACAAAGTCTGCATTACTATTGAAAGCAATCCCTATTCATCGGGACACTATGTGATGAACAAAGGTGAATTTTTTAAGGTGGATTTAACCAATAGTTATGAACTTTGAGCAAGGAGAGAGGTCATGCCTACGTCTGTACGTTTTTTACATTGCGGCGGTTTCCGATTTGACAGTCCTGATTGGGAGGGGCCTGAGAAATGGACAGCACTTCGGAATCAGGATTTATGGCAAACATTTCAGGCTGTTCTCAATCTGTGTCAAACGGAAAATATTGAGTTTCTTTTCATAACAGGCAATCTCTTTGACCAGGAATATGTTCGCAAAGAGACAGTTGAGAGGGTCGCAGGTTCTCTGGCAAAATTACAGGATACAAAGATTTTTATTACTCCCGGCAGGCTGGACCCTCATATCATAACCTCTGCCTATCGATTAACGGTTTGGCCTGGTAATGTGTATATTTTCTCCAGTGGTGTCAGCAGTTTCCCATTTCCTACTCATAACCTTATAGTTTCAGGATCAGGCTGGACGGCTTATCATCAGGAAAAATCCTTTCTTGAACATTATGAGCGCAGCAAGGACGGTACCATCCAGGTCATGCTTCTCCATGCGGTCATGGAGTCAGAAAAAAGTCCTGAGGGATATATTCCCCTGCGTCAGGAGCAAATTGCCTCAAGTAACTTGAATTATTTAGCCTTGGGTCATAACGAAGGTTGGAGTGGAATTCAAAAAATTGGAGAAACAACCTTAGCGGATTGCGGCGCTGTTGAACCAAGAACGTTTGCAGATCAAGGTCCTCATGGCGTGATTCTCGGGGAATTATCCATAGATTCTTCCCGGTTTGAATTTAAAGAATTAGCCCAACGAGCTTATATTACCAAGAATCTCTCCCTTCAGGGCAAGGATAATCTTGAAGACATGGTTGAGGAGATAATAGCGGGGATAGGTCAGGGAGAAAGAGAAAGGAATCTTTATAGGATTAATTTAAAGGGATCTCTCACCGACATTGAGAGTATAATTCAGCCTATGCAAAAACTCCTGGAAAAAAAGCTGAACTTCGTGGAAGTTATTCCTTTGGAAAGCAAGGGAGAGCCAAGTATAGAACCAAGCTGGCGGGTAGTAGAGAACAGCGAGGGATTTCCAACCTTAGCTCATTTGTTCCTTAAGAAACTGAAGAAGCGATTGGCAGAGGCTGATGAAGATCAGAAGGAATACTGGGGGCTGGTAGAAAAAATCGGACAAACAGCCCTGGGACGAGGACGGGTATTCGATGATTATTGATCGCATTCGAATTTTAAATCATGAGAAAATGGCGGATCTTGATCTCCGCTTTTCTCAAGGCCCTGTGGTAATAAAATTTGCGGAAATAAGCCAGCAGAAGTTGTTTTATGAGCTTCTGTTTAGTTTATTATTTAACCGGAAGGATTCTCTTGTCTTGCAAGGACTAAAACAGAATACTTCCGTTGAGATTTGGGTGCTTGAAGAATTCGGCCGCTTTCATATTCGCTTTGAATACCAGCCCAAAAAAGGTGATTGGGAGCTGGACATATCTATTGGAAAGGAAGATTATCAGTTCGTATGTCTTCTGGAAGGCATGAGCCCGGGGAACTATTTCTTTAAATGTAAGGAGCAGACGTTTTTCCAGGGAAGAGCTATCCAATGGCCGGAATACAGTGGTCCGGGTCATCTCCTTCAGCGCATTCGAAATCTGCGCCAAGGCGGAGATGATGAACTGTCAGTAAGCAAAGTCCGTGCTTCCATTGCCGGAGCACTAAAGCGGCTTAAAGATCAGCAAGAGGGTATGGAACAGGTTAAAGCTGAGTGTGAAGTTCTCAGGAGTGAATGGGAAAGTATCCATCGTCAGCAGGAAGAAGAGCGCTTGATGCAAATAGAAATAAAAAACCTGCAAGAAAAAGCTGACATTTTGGCCGATAGGATTGCTGTAACAAAGAAAATTCAAGACAGAATCAACTGCTTGTTGGAAAATCCCGATTATCGGGAGCTGCGGCACCTCCAAGAGGAGATCAATGGGTTGGAAGAACGCCGGCAATACTTAAATACTGCCCTGGGTGCTAATTCGGATGGGTCTTGTGTGGATTGGGGCATTATCGAGAGTTATCGGGAAGAATGTGCCGAGTGGGCTGGGCACCAGAAAAACGTTGATTACCTAGAATTGGGAATTAAAAATCGCCAGGAAAAAGTTCTTGAGATTGAGCAAGACCTTCAATTGTCAGGATACCAAGGATTTCAAGAGGATGAGGATGAGCAATTAAGAAAGGTAGTCCAGGAGCGAGAGATTGCTCAAGAAAAATGCCGCAAACTTGGCGTTTCAAAACGTGTACTGCATAGGCTGGAAAATTTATTAGCCCGGGAAAAGTCTCAAGCGGAAGACTTGGAGATTATGGCAGCTGTAACAACGTCAGATATTGAGTGGATTTTACATAAAGAAAAGCAATTGGCAAAATGGCGGAATTCCAAACTGGGAGGCTTCTTAGACGGAACATTGAAGAAACGAATGGGGGTAAAAAGCATTGCCGAAACCCTTTCCTCCCATCTTCTCCACTATTACAAGAGTTACCAAACTTCAAACTATGAGGAATTTACGAATAAGCTGGAAAAATATCGCACACAACAACAGCGGATTCAAAAGATTAAGGGACAAATTCTGCAAGTGCAGGCAAAAATAAATCAAGAGCAGCACCTGCGAAGGATGGAAACTTACTACAGCCAAAGGATAGAGGGAGCGTTAAAGGCAGTTCATGCCGCTGATTTTGCCGAATGGCTAAGAGGATGGAAAAATTTTAAGCAGAAAAAAGAACAGATCTCCTTAGACAGGGCTGAAATAACGACTTTAAGGGAAAAGCTGTCCCTTGAAGAAAAGAACCTGGCAGCTTGTACGGAAGGACTCCGTGAAAAACTGAAGAATTGGGATATTCCTACATCGAATAGGGAAGAAGTGCTGGCAGCTGTTTTGAACCTTTCAGCACTCCTGCATGAGAAAAGGGAAGCTGATAGGGAAATCAGCGCGTATTCAGAGAAGTATCAGCGTCTACTGGGAGAACGGAATATGGAACAGCTTTCCGAAAAATTGGAACCCTTAGCAGAGTTAGAACGAGAACTATGCTTCAGCCCGGAAGAAAGGCTGGCTGACATAACAACCTGGACTCAAGAGCATGCCCAGCTCCAGACCCGCATTAACGCCTTGAAACAACGCCTTCAAAGGAGTCCAGTAACTTCAAACTTAACACTGCTGGAGAAAAAGATTACTAAGCTTAAAGGGCAATGGACAGCTTATGAGGATTTAGGTCATGCTCTAGAGGAAGCTCAAGCCTTGTTGGAATTGTCTTGGCAGGAATGGCAAACCAACCACGAACCATCTCTAAACCGAGAAAAGCAATGGATTAGTGAACATACATTTTCTTTAACGGCATTGAGATCGGGCAACGAAGAAATTCAGGCACTGAGGAACTATTTTGCTTATCGAATGGCCGTCGCCCAGTTAGCCCTGGGTGTAAATACGGATATACCTTTGTTTTTCTCAGTTGGCAATATTAAAAGCGGTCTGCAGAGTTTTTGGGAGGACGCAACTAACTATTTGCAGACTTTAGCATTATCCCGCCAGATCTTCTTTTTTACGACAGACCCTGAGCTTGAAGAGAATCTTGCCGGGAAAGGTTGGGCTGCATTACAGGTAGAAATCTAGTTCAATAAATTAGAATTAGTTTTCGCCTCTGTTAAGTTGACAATGAAAGCAGAATAATAGAAAATAATAGAGGATAATATCAAAAATAACTACTTAGGGGGGTTCTATGGAAAAAGGAGAATTAATACAGATTAGGCAGTTTCTTGAGAAGTTAAAAGCTAAGATATTCACAATTAAAAATATATCCTGGAAATCTCCAAGAGTGATTGGAGGAACCGTAGTTTTTCTGATTGCTGTAGGCAGTGGACTAGTCTATCTGAATTCAACGACATCAGCCGTTTATGTTGTTGTTAATGATCATAAAATAGGCCTTGTTGCCAGTAAAGATCAAGCTGAAGAAATGGTAGATGAGATTTTCTCTGAAAAGGGTGCTCCCTTGGGTATTGAAGCGAAGACCAATGATAGTATTACATATTCATCAGTCCGGGTGAAAAATGCTGAGTATCATGAGCTTGCCAAAGAAACCTTAGCTGAAGATATTTCCTATTACGTTGACGGAGCTGCTGTGCTGGTTAATAAGCAGCCGATTTTTGTCTTGGCAAAAGCAGAAGATGCAGATAGATTATTAAACGATTTTAAGGATTACTATGCTCAGCCAAGTGATAAAAATCAAGTCCTATCCAGCTCCTTTGAAGACGATGTAAAGACCCAGGCAAAGCAAGTTCCTTTAGAGCAAGCTGTTTCCTATGATCAAGCTTTAGAAAAACTAAAAGAAGGCAACTTACAAAAAATCGAATATACTGTGCAGAAAGATGATTCCTGGTGGCTCATAGCGCGAAAAAACGATATGAAGACCAAAGAAGTTTTGGCCAGTAATCCTGGTACTACGGAAGATACCATACTTAAACCGGGTCAGAAAATTTACTTAGATAAGGTTACTCCTTATATAACCGTTGTCTGCGAAGGGGTTCGTACGGACGTAGAAACTATTCCTTTTGATGTCATATCGCAAACTGACGTAAGTTTAGCCAGCGGGGAAACGAAAATCAAACAAAGCGGCAGTGATGGACAAAAAGAAGTTCAATATGCTTATGTTCAGAAAAACGATAAGGTAGTCTCTCAGACGGTGAAAGACGAAAAAGTACTTAAAGCAGCAGTTTCTCAGATCGTGGAAAAAGGACCTCAACGTGTAACCGTTGCTTATTCCCGGGGAAGCGGGAGTATAGCTTCGGGGATATCTTGGCCCTTGAGAGGATCGATTACCTCGTATTATGGTTATCGCGGGTCCGGCTTTCACACCGGAATTGATATTGCCGGGGATCAGGGAGATCCCTATACAGCCGCTGCCCCAGGCAAGGTCGTGAGCGCGGGTTGGAATGGCAACTATGGTTACTCAATTCTAATTGACCATGGTAACGGTATTATGACACGTTATGCTCATTCCTCAAAACTACTGGTCTCCGCGGGACAAAGTGTCTCAAAAGGGCAGACTATAGGTTTAGTGGGCTCAACAGGAAATGCTACCGGCTCTCATTTGCATTTTGAAGTGATTATTAACGGTGATACCGTTAATCCGCTTAATTCCCTTCGTTAAAAATATAACAATTGCTTTAAATTTAAAAGTCTTAAGCATTTTTTACCGTGCTTAAGACTTTTTTTATTAAAATTTCAATTGCCTGTATTAAAGGCTTTTTCGATAATTTTATACATCTATGACAGCGTCTTTGGACAATTATTCAGACTTATCAAATCCGGTAAAATGACAGATAACCTTGACACTCTGGCAACTTATTTGCTATCATAAAGTTGTCAGTTGGTGAATTTTATGGCATAGGCATTATTTTTTTGCTGGGACCGAAAGGCTCTCTTTTTTTGCCTTCGCCATACCTGCTTAAACAAAGAAACAAATAAGCAGGGAATTTAAAGAATAATTTTGGGAGGAGAATTATCATATGAAAAAGTTTAAAGGATTGATTGCTGCGGCCTTAGCCTTGTCTCTTTTGGGATTAGCAGGATGTGGTGCAGCAGACACGGACACAAAAGCAAAAACGACGTTGGAGAAAGCTAAAGAACAAGGTTATGTTGTCGTCGGCTTTGCTAACGAAAAGCCTTATGCTTATCAAACGCCTGATGGAAAACTAACCGGAGAAGCTGTTGAAGTTGCGAGGGCGGCACTTAAAAATATGGGAATTGATGAGATGAAAGGGGAATTAACAGAGTTTGCTTCTCTGATCCCCGGACTTAACGCCAAGCGTTTTGACATGATCACAGCGGGAATGTTCATTAATCCGGATCGTGCCAAGGAAGTGGATTTTGCTAACCCGGAATACAGCATCGGGGAAGCTATAGCTGTTAAAAAAGGAAATCCCCTGGATATTCACAGCTATGCCGACATTGCGGCTAATTCTGACGTCACCATAGCAGTTCCCGGCGGAGCCATTGAATACGATTATCTTCTCAAATCTGGGGTTCCTCTTAAACAAATTATGACTGTACCTGATATGCCTGCTGCTTTATCAGCTCTTCAATCCGGACGCGCTGATGCTCTTACGGCTACCGGTCCATCAGTTCAAGCTACTCTCGAAACAGCAAACAATCCTGACTTAGAAAGGGTTATGGATTTTGTTCAGCCGGTTATCGATGGTAAGGAAGTTAAAGGTTACGGTGCAACAGCCTTCCGCAAAGAAGACAAAGATTTCCGTGAGGCATTTAATGCAGAATTACAAAAACTCAAAGACTCCGGTGAACTGCTGAAGATTATTGAGCCTTTCGGCTTTACTGAACAAGAACTTCCCGGTGATAAAACAGCCGAAGTATTGAGCAAATAAATCGAATATCTAGGGATACCGAAGAGAATTTACCCAAAAACCTTTCCGAAAGGGGTCGGTGTAAACCTATGTGGTTTGATATTCTCCCTTCTTTCTGGGAGGGAGCAAAAATAACGTTAGAATTAACCGTTTTCTCAGCGATTATCGCATTTTTCCTAGCTTTTTTAGCTGGGTTTGGCAGACTTTCAAAGTACAGGATAGTTCGCATTGTTGCAGCAACCTATGTTGAGATTTTCCGGGGAACATCCTTGTTTGTTCAGCTCTTCTGGATTTACTTTGCCTTGCCGTTATTTGGCATCATGCTGCCTAAAATGGTGGCGGGAATATTGGCCTTGTCTTTTAACGCAGGGGCTTATGGCTCTGAGGTCGTCAGAAGTACAATTCTTTCTGTGCCCAAAGGACAAACGGAAGCCGCCATTGCTCTCAATATGACACCCTGGCAGCGAACCCGGTTGGTTATCTTGCCCCAGGCCTTAGTCATGATGCTTCCGGCCTTCGGCAATCTGATTATTGAGATGCTTAAAGGGACGGCACTGGTCTCCTTAGTAACTCTCTCAGACCTGACCTTTGTTGCCACAGTTCTCAATTCTTCGATCATGCGTCCTACGGAGATCTTTACCGTATTGCTGGTTATCTATTTCATTATCTCTCTGCCTTTCACGCGTGGCATACGCTGGATTGAACACAGGTTATCCGCGGGGAGGTATTAATTATGTGGAGTTGGGAATATGCTTTACAGATTCTACCGCAAATTTTAGAGGCTCTAAAGATTACGGTTTCAGCGACTTTCGTAGCCTTTGCAGTAGCGCTGGTTGTGGGATTGCTCCTGACACTGGCGCGCAGGTCTCACTATAAATTGTTATCCTTATTTGCCCAGGGGTTCGTAGAGTTTGTACGAAATACCCCCCTGTTAGTGCAGCTTTACTTTATATTTTATGTTTTGCCAGAACATGGCTTAGCTTTGACTCCCTTTCTGGCTGGGGTTATTGGCTTGGGACTGCACTACAGCACCTACCTGGCGGAGGTTTACCGAGGGGGAATTGAATCAGTTCCCCCGGGACAATGGGAAGCGGCAAAAGCCCTCAATTTTTCCACCTTTGAAACCTGGAAAAAAGTTATTTTGCCCCAGTCTATTCCGCCGGTCATACCGGTCATGGGAAACTATCTGATAACCATGTTTAAGGAAACCCCTGTACTCTCAGCGATCACACTAGTTGAGATAATGCAGACAGCTAAGATGCTTGGTTCTCACTCATTCCGTTATCTTGAAGCATTTACGATAGTTGGAGCACTGTTTTTAGTGCTGAGTTACTCATCTTCTCTCGTGGTGAAGAGTTTGGAAGCTCGTCTAAATCTCAGATAACAATATGTTAAACAAGCAAAGGAGGTTGATCGTGTGAGTGTACCTTTAAAATTAATTTGCAAAGATGATCCTAATAAAACCATTGATTCGGAAGCTCATAAAAATGCCGTTCGTCCCATTGTCACTTATAATAATATCTGCAAATCCTATGGGGATCTTCAGGTTTTAAAAAATATTAATCTGGACATCTCTCCCGGCGAAAAAGTGGCCCTTATTGGGCCCAGCGGCTCGGGAAAAACAACGATTGCCCGTTTGCTTATGACCTTGGAAGAACCAACATCGGGAACGATTGAAGTAGAAGGAGAACTTCTCTGGCACCAAAAGGTCAAGGATAAGCTGGTCAAGGCCAACGAGAAACACCTGCATCAGGTCCGGGGCAATATCGGGATGGTATTTCAGCATTTTAACCTATTTCCCCATATGACGATTTTGCGTAATGTTATGGAAGCCCCGCGAACAGTACTGGGACTCAGTAAGGAAGAATCCAAAGACCGTGCTATTAAAATGCTGGAAAAAGTAGGACTTGCCAGTAAAATGGATGTCTATCCTGCCCAGCTGTCCGGAGGACAAAAGCAGCGTGTAGCCATTGCCCGTGCCTTGGTTATGCGTCCGAAAGTCATGCTTTTTGACGAACCTACTTCAGCTCTGGACCCAGAGTTAGTTGGTGAGGTCCTGGAAGTTATTAAGGAAATTGCTGCCGAAGGCGAAATGGCCATGCTTCTGATTACCCACGAGATGGACTTCGCCAGGGATGTAGCAGACCGGGTTTTGTTTTTCGATCAAGGGCGGATTATTGAACAAGGTCCGCCAAAGAAGATTTTTAACAATCCCGAAAGTGAACGCTTGCAGACTTTCTTAAGCCGTTTTAACCGGCATTAAATGTTAATTGGCATTAATTAAGCATAGCTGCAATAGACTATAAATATGGCTAATAGAATTATCAAAGGCCGGCGTTAAACCACTGAGTTATGACGCCGGCCTTTTTATTTAAGTTTATACCTGCTGCTACATTTTAAACTACTTCCCAATAAAAAGTCTTAGGATTCCCTCAATTCTATGCATAGTATAATAAGAGTTAGTAAATTATAAACTATGAAAATGGGGGTGGTAACAATAGTAGATCTAATAGATAAATTTCAAAAGGTAGCTGATATTGGCAAGTCAGCTAGAGAAAAACAAAGAATTATTAATGTTGTAGAAGTTTTTTATATATGGGATGTTTTAGTTAACAAGTTGGATTCCTTGGAAACCATCCAGATTTTTGAACATATGATTAAAGATAATGATTTAATATTAATTAAAAATAAAGTTAAAGAAGGTCTTCTTGAAGGAATTGATGATATGGAAGTATTAATGCGAGATTATGATTTGCCGTTTCCCATGAGGCCACCGGCAGACATTAGTACTACATTTTATATCGAGATTGTTAGTGACAGGGACATTTTCCAAATGTTATATGAAATTATTGCTGCATTTTTCCCTATTCTGGGCATCGGTTTTATGCAAAGTACTACTCCTGATGTTAGAAAAGGACTAAAAAATCACTTACTCTTGACTATGGAATTACAAGAAATGTTGGTAGAATACGGCAAATTCAAAGGTTTTTTGAATCAACCCCCTGTCTATCGTCCATAAAATTTTAAATTAGAGGTTGATGTCATGAAGATATTAAAGTACTTTAAAGAAATCACGGAAATGAACAAGTCTCTCAGGGATAAGCAAAGAAATATAAATGTCA
This Desulfosporosinus orientis DSM 765 DNA region includes the following protein-coding sequences:
- the ehuA gene encoding ectoine/hydroxyectoine ABC transporter ATP-binding protein EhuA — protein: MSVPLKLICKDDPNKTIDSEAHKNAVRPIVTYNNICKSYGDLQVLKNINLDISPGEKVALIGPSGSGKTTIARLLMTLEEPTSGTIEVEGELLWHQKVKDKLVKANEKHLHQVRGNIGMVFQHFNLFPHMTILRNVMEAPRTVLGLSKEESKDRAIKMLEKVGLASKMDVYPAQLSGGQKQRVAIARALVMRPKVMLFDEPTSALDPELVGEVLEVIKEIAAEGEMAMLLITHEMDFARDVADRVLFFDQGRIIEQGPPKKIFNNPESERLQTFLSRFNRH
- a CDS encoding metallophosphoesterase family protein; this translates as MPTSVRFLHCGGFRFDSPDWEGPEKWTALRNQDLWQTFQAVLNLCQTENIEFLFITGNLFDQEYVRKETVERVAGSLAKLQDTKIFITPGRLDPHIITSAYRLTVWPGNVYIFSSGVSSFPFPTHNLIVSGSGWTAYHQEKSFLEHYERSKDGTIQVMLLHAVMESEKSPEGYIPLRQEQIASSNLNYLALGHNEGWSGIQKIGETTLADCGAVEPRTFADQGPHGVILGELSIDSSRFEFKELAQRAYITKNLSLQGKDNLEDMVEEIIAGIGQGERERNLYRINLKGSLTDIESIIQPMQKLLEKKLNFVEVIPLESKGEPSIEPSWRVVENSEGFPTLAHLFLKKLKKRLAEADEDQKEYWGLVEKIGQTALGRGRVFDDY
- the ehuC gene encoding ectoine/hydroxyectoine ABC transporter permease subunit EhuC, yielding MWFDILPSFWEGAKITLELTVFSAIIAFFLAFLAGFGRLSKYRIVRIVAATYVEIFRGTSLFVQLFWIYFALPLFGIMLPKMVAGILALSFNAGAYGSEVVRSTILSVPKGQTEAAIALNMTPWQRTRLVILPQALVMMLPAFGNLIIEMLKGTALVSLVTLSDLTFVATVLNSSIMRPTEIFTVLLVIYFIISLPFTRGIRWIEHRLSAGRY
- the ehuB gene encoding ectoine/hydroxyectoine ABC transporter substrate-binding protein EhuB; translation: MKKFKGLIAAALALSLLGLAGCGAADTDTKAKTTLEKAKEQGYVVVGFANEKPYAYQTPDGKLTGEAVEVARAALKNMGIDEMKGELTEFASLIPGLNAKRFDMITAGMFINPDRAKEVDFANPEYSIGEAIAVKKGNPLDIHSYADIAANSDVTIAVPGGAIEYDYLLKSGVPLKQIMTVPDMPAALSALQSGRADALTATGPSVQATLETANNPDLERVMDFVQPVIDGKEVKGYGATAFRKEDKDFREAFNAELQKLKDSGELLKIIEPFGFTEQELPGDKTAEVLSK
- a CDS encoding DUF3231 family protein, producing MKMGVVTIVDLIDKFQKVADIGKSAREKQRIINVVEVFYIWDVLVNKLDSLETIQIFEHMIKDNDLILIKNKVKEGLLEGIDDMEVLMRDYDLPFPMRPPADISTTFYIEIVSDRDIFQMLYEIIAAFFPILGIGFMQSTTPDVRKGLKNHLLLTMELQEMLVEYGKFKGFLNQPPVYRP
- the ehuD gene encoding ectoine/hydroxyectoine ABC transporter permease subunit EhuD, yielding MWSWEYALQILPQILEALKITVSATFVAFAVALVVGLLLTLARRSHYKLLSLFAQGFVEFVRNTPLLVQLYFIFYVLPEHGLALTPFLAGVIGLGLHYSTYLAEVYRGGIESVPPGQWEAAKALNFSTFETWKKVILPQSIPPVIPVMGNYLITMFKETPVLSAITLVEIMQTAKMLGSHSFRYLEAFTIVGALFLVLSYSSSLVVKSLEARLNLR
- a CDS encoding LysM peptidoglycan-binding domain-containing M23 family metallopeptidase, yielding MEKGELIQIRQFLEKLKAKIFTIKNISWKSPRVIGGTVVFLIAVGSGLVYLNSTTSAVYVVVNDHKIGLVASKDQAEEMVDEIFSEKGAPLGIEAKTNDSITYSSVRVKNAEYHELAKETLAEDISYYVDGAAVLVNKQPIFVLAKAEDADRLLNDFKDYYAQPSDKNQVLSSSFEDDVKTQAKQVPLEQAVSYDQALEKLKEGNLQKIEYTVQKDDSWWLIARKNDMKTKEVLASNPGTTEDTILKPGQKIYLDKVTPYITVVCEGVRTDVETIPFDVISQTDVSLASGETKIKQSGSDGQKEVQYAYVQKNDKVVSQTVKDEKVLKAAVSQIVEKGPQRVTVAYSRGSGSIASGISWPLRGSITSYYGYRGSGFHTGIDIAGDQGDPYTAAAPGKVVSAGWNGNYGYSILIDHGNGIMTRYAHSSKLLVSAGQSVSKGQTIGLVGSTGNATGSHLHFEVIINGDTVNPLNSLR